In Panthera uncia isolate 11264 chromosome B4, Puncia_PCG_1.0, whole genome shotgun sequence, one genomic interval encodes:
- the LOC125919856 gene encoding olfactory receptor 6C2-like — MRNHTAITTFILLGLTEDPQLQVLLFIFLFLTYVLSMTGNLTIIILTFMDFHLKTPMYVFLRNFSILEILFTTVCIPRFLYSLSTGDKTITYNACVSQVFLIGVLGATEFFLLAAMSYDRYVAICKPLHYMTIMNNKFCTIFVFCCWISGLMIIVTPLGMGLQLEFCDSNAIDHFGCDPFPLFKISCSDTWLIEQTVIICAVLIFIITLIGVILSYIYIIRTILRFPSASQRKKAFSTCSSHMIVISITYGSCIFIYIKPSAKEQVGINKGVSVLTTSVAPLLNPFIYTLRNKQVKQAFNDTIKKIAFTLQVRAH; from the coding sequence ATGAGAAATCACACAGCAATAACAACATTCATCTTGTTGGGACTTACAGAGGACCCACAGCTGCAAGTTCtcctttttatcttcttatttctCACCTATGTGCTGAGCATGACTGGAAATCTGACCATTATCATTCTTACATTCATGGATTTTCATCTTAAAACACCTATGTATGTTTTTCTTCgaaatttctccattttagaAATCTTATTCACAACGGTATGTATTCCCAGATTCTTGTACAGCTTATCAACTGGAGATAAAACGATTACTTATAATGCTTGTGTTAGTCAAGTATTTCTTATTGGGGTTTTGGGGGCCACAGAATTTTTTCTCCTGGCAGCCATGTcctatgaccgctatgtggccatctgcaaaccccTTCATTACATGACCATCATGAACAACAAATTCTGTACCATCTTTGTCTTCTGTTGCTGGATCTCTGGGTTGATGATCATCGTCACACCACTCGGTATGGGCCTCCAGCTGGAATTCTGTGACTCCAATGCCATTGACCATTTTGGCTGCGacccatttcctctttttaagaTTTCATGCTCAGATACGTGGCTTATAGAACAGACAGTTATAATCTGTGCAGTATTGATATTCATTATTACACTGATTGGTGTCATTCTTTCCTACATATATATCATCAGGACAATTCTAAGATTCCCTTCTgcttcccaaaggaaaaaagCTTTCTCCACTTGTTCATCTCACATGATTGTTATTTCCATCACATACGGCAGCTGTATTTTCATCTATATCAAGCCTTCAGCCAAAGAACAGGTGGGCATCAATAAAGGGGTATCCGTGCTTACTACATCTGTTGCTCCTTTGTTGAACCCTTTCATTTATACTTTGAGGAACAAGCAAGTGAAACAAGCTTTCAatgacacaattaaaaaaattgcatttacCTTACAAGTAAGAGCAcattga